The following coding sequences lie in one Polynucleobacter necessarius genomic window:
- a CDS encoding DUF3683 domain-containing protein, with translation MNAPLALNQLLDAEAGSPRLREIPYNYTSFSDREIVIRLLGEESWRVLNDLRGVRRTGRSARMLFEILGDIWVVQRNPFLQDDLLDNPNRRKQLIDALWYRLGEVKKRNIGDSADQVEILLSAAYRAIENFENGFKEVGQIRKRARKELGRHTAADNICFDGVSRAAHVTDATDWRVEFPLVVLKPDYESEIPGLVKACVELGLTIIPRGGGTGYTGGAIPLYAMSAVINTEKLQDIGGVKSKKLPGLDREVFTIFTGAGVVTRRVSDAAEHAGLVFAVDPTSADASCIGGNIAMNAGGKKAVLWGAALDNLASWRMVDPEGNWLDVERLEHNMGKIHDVATVRFQLTWSDGNSEPGERILKKEILEVEGKRFRKEGLGKDVTDKFLSGLPGVQKEGCDGLITSATWVLHCMPKFMRTVCLEFFGQAREAIPSIVEIKAYLDGLSKQGGPILAGLEHLDDRYLRAVGYSTKSKRNSLPKMVLIGDIAGDDEEAVASATSEVVRMANLRVGEGFVAVSAEARKKFWLDRARTAAIARHTNAFKINEDVVIPLPRMGEYTDGIDRINIELSLKNKLQVLDGLENFLKKSALPLGKSDEDYEIPTAEILGDRVQQALELIAKVRKRWADEWLVQMDAYFPQLQNYSLRASWKEEVRSELRIIFGGLAFEPILAELEAIHKNILRKRVFVALHMHAGDGNVHTNIPVNSDDYEMLQDAHRSVDRIMKLARSLDGVISGEHGIGITKLEYLTEAELKDFRSYKNRVDPEGRFNKGKLMPHADLGMAYTPSFGLMGHESIIMQQSDIGAIADSVKDCLRCGKCKPGCSTHVPRANLLYSPRDKILATSLLIEAFLYEEQTRRGVSIRHWEMFDDVAAHCTVCHKCLTPCPVKIDFGDVTMNMRNLLRKMGQQRFNPGTAASMFFLNATSPETIHLARKMMIGWGYKLQRLGNDVLRKFAKQQTAHPPATVGKPSVKEQVIFFVNKKMPGNLPKKTARALLDIEDANYVPIIRDPKTTSAETEAVFYFPGCGSERLFSQVGLATQAMLWNVGVQTVLPPGYLCCGYPQRGNGDFDKAEKMITDNRVLFHRVANTLNYLDIKTVVVSCGTCYDQLAGYQFEQIFPGCRIVDIHEFLAEKGVKLSGVTGVKYMYHDPCHSPMKLQDPLKTVNELIQLEDGKAIQKNDRCCGESGTLAVTRPDISTQVRFRKQIEMEKGANDLRKGDFTGEVKILTSCPSCLQGLTCFDADSGTTADYIVVEMAEKLLGKDWMQDYVAKANQGGIERVLV, from the coding sequence ATGAACGCACCACTAGCTTTGAACCAGTTGTTGGATGCTGAGGCGGGTTCTCCCCGTCTTCGCGAAATTCCTTACAACTACACCTCCTTTTCTGACCGAGAAATTGTCATTCGCCTATTGGGTGAGGAGTCTTGGCGCGTTCTAAATGATTTGCGTGGAGTTCGTCGAACAGGCCGTTCTGCGCGTATGTTGTTTGAAATCTTAGGGGATATTTGGGTTGTTCAACGCAATCCTTTTTTACAGGATGACTTACTCGATAACCCAAATCGTCGCAAACAATTAATTGATGCGCTTTGGTATCGTTTGGGCGAAGTGAAGAAGCGCAACATTGGTGACTCTGCTGATCAGGTTGAGATTTTGCTTAGCGCCGCTTACCGTGCAATCGAGAATTTTGAAAATGGATTTAAAGAAGTTGGGCAAATCCGTAAGCGTGCGCGTAAGGAACTAGGTCGCCATACGGCTGCGGACAACATTTGTTTTGATGGAGTATCTCGTGCTGCTCACGTGACTGATGCAACTGACTGGCGCGTTGAGTTTCCGCTTGTAGTTTTAAAACCTGATTATGAATCCGAGATTCCTGGTTTAGTTAAGGCTTGTGTTGAATTAGGTTTGACGATTATTCCTCGTGGAGGTGGTACGGGTTATACCGGTGGCGCTATTCCACTATACGCAATGTCTGCAGTAATAAATACTGAGAAGTTGCAAGATATTGGTGGCGTCAAGTCTAAGAAATTACCGGGACTTGATCGTGAAGTATTCACAATTTTCACCGGTGCCGGTGTGGTTACTCGTCGTGTATCTGACGCTGCAGAGCATGCTGGCCTTGTCTTTGCGGTTGACCCAACCTCTGCCGATGCAAGTTGTATTGGTGGAAATATTGCAATGAATGCTGGTGGTAAGAAAGCAGTTCTCTGGGGAGCGGCTTTGGATAACCTTGCTAGCTGGCGTATGGTTGATCCTGAAGGTAACTGGTTAGATGTAGAGCGTCTAGAACACAACATGGGTAAGATTCATGATGTGGCTACAGTGCGCTTTCAACTGACTTGGTCCGACGGTAATAGTGAACCAGGTGAACGTATTCTCAAAAAAGAGATATTGGAAGTTGAAGGTAAACGTTTTCGCAAAGAAGGTTTAGGTAAAGACGTTACCGATAAATTTTTATCCGGATTACCAGGTGTACAAAAAGAAGGTTGCGATGGTTTGATTACTAGCGCAACTTGGGTATTGCATTGCATGCCAAAATTCATGCGTACTGTTTGTCTAGAATTTTTCGGTCAAGCGCGAGAAGCAATTCCAAGTATTGTGGAAATCAAAGCCTATTTAGATGGCTTAAGTAAACAAGGCGGCCCAATTTTGGCTGGCCTCGAGCATTTGGATGATCGCTACTTAAGAGCGGTAGGCTATTCCACCAAATCTAAACGTAATAGCTTACCGAAGATGGTATTGATTGGCGACATTGCTGGTGATGATGAGGAAGCTGTTGCTTCAGCTACTAGTGAAGTCGTGCGAATGGCCAACTTGAGGGTTGGTGAAGGTTTCGTCGCAGTGAGCGCAGAGGCTCGTAAAAAGTTCTGGTTAGATCGTGCACGTACGGCAGCTATTGCGCGTCATACCAATGCATTTAAGATTAATGAAGACGTTGTTATCCCATTGCCTCGCATGGGTGAGTACACAGACGGTATTGATCGCATCAATATTGAGCTTTCACTCAAAAATAAGTTACAAGTACTCGATGGCTTGGAAAACTTCTTGAAAAAGAGTGCTTTGCCCTTAGGTAAAAGCGATGAGGATTACGAAATCCCTACTGCTGAAATTCTCGGTGATCGAGTTCAGCAGGCCTTAGAGTTGATTGCAAAAGTGCGCAAGCGCTGGGCTGATGAATGGCTTGTGCAGATGGATGCGTATTTCCCGCAGCTCCAAAATTACAGCTTGCGTGCTTCATGGAAAGAAGAGGTTCGTTCTGAATTGCGGATCATTTTTGGCGGCCTCGCATTCGAACCTATTCTCGCTGAGCTGGAAGCAATTCATAAAAATATTTTGCGCAAACGGGTATTCGTAGCTTTGCATATGCATGCTGGCGATGGAAATGTTCACACGAACATCCCTGTGAACTCAGATGACTATGAGATGTTGCAAGACGCACATCGCTCGGTTGATCGCATTATGAAGTTAGCGCGTTCATTAGATGGTGTGATATCTGGTGAGCACGGGATTGGTATTACTAAGCTTGAATATCTCACTGAAGCAGAATTAAAAGACTTCCGTAGTTACAAGAATCGCGTTGATCCAGAAGGTCGCTTCAATAAAGGTAAGTTGATGCCGCATGCTGATCTCGGTATGGCCTATACACCTAGCTTTGGATTGATGGGCCATGAATCCATCATTATGCAGCAGAGTGATATTGGAGCGATTGCTGATAGCGTGAAAGATTGTTTGCGTTGCGGAAAATGTAAGCCAGGTTGCTCAACTCATGTACCGCGTGCAAATTTGCTTTACAGCCCGCGCGACAAGATTCTGGCAACCTCATTATTGATCGAAGCTTTTTTGTATGAAGAGCAAACTCGTCGTGGTGTTTCGATTCGTCATTGGGAAATGTTTGATGACGTCGCAGCGCATTGCACTGTCTGTCATAAGTGCTTAACACCTTGCCCGGTGAAGATTGACTTTGGTGATGTGACCATGAACATGCGCAATCTTTTGCGTAAGATGGGTCAGCAACGTTTCAATCCGGGTACTGCGGCTTCGATGTTCTTCTTGAATGCTACTAGCCCGGAAACCATTCACCTTGCTCGCAAGATGATGATTGGTTGGGGTTATAAATTGCAGCGCTTGGGTAATGATGTACTACGTAAGTTTGCAAAACAGCAAACTGCTCATCCTCCTGCAACAGTTGGTAAGCCAAGCGTGAAAGAGCAAGTTATTTTCTTTGTGAATAAGAAAATGCCAGGTAATTTACCTAAGAAAACTGCACGTGCTTTGTTAGATATTGAAGATGCGAATTACGTTCCGATTATTCGGGATCCTAAGACGACCTCTGCAGAAACTGAGGCAGTGTTTTATTTCCCCGGTTGTGGATCCGAGCGTTTGTTTTCACAAGTTGGCTTAGCTACTCAAGCTATGTTGTGGAATGTGGGTGTCCAAACCGTTCTTCCTCCTGGTTATCTTTGCTGTGGCTATCCACAGCGTGGTAATGGTGATTTTGATAAGGCAGAGAAAATGATTACGGATAATCGTGTGTTATTTCATCGCGTTGCCAATACTTTGAATTACCTAGATATCAAGACTGTTGTTGTCTCATGCGGTACATGTTATGACCAATTAGCTGGATATCAGTTTGAACAAATATTCCCTGGCTGTCGAATTGTTGATATTCATGAATTTTTGGCAGAAAAGGGTGTCAAGCTTTCTGGCGTTACCGGCGTGAAGTATATGTATCACGATCCTTGCCATTCTCCAATGAAATTGCAAGACCCTTTGAAGACGGTAAATGAGTTAATTCAGCTTGAAGATGGCAAAGCGATTCAAAAGAATGATCGTTGTTGTGGTGAGTCTGGAACTTTAGCTGTGACTCGTCCTGATATTTCCACTCAAGTACGCTTCCGTAAGCAGATTGAAATGGAAAAAGGCGCCAATGATTTGCGTAAAGGCGACTTTACTGGCGAGGTTAAGATTCTGACTAGTTGCCCATCATGCTTGCAAGGTTTAACCTGCTTTGATGCAGACAGTGGTACTACGGCGGATTACATCGTTGTTGAAATGGCCGAAAAGTTACTTGGTAAAGATTGGATGCAAGATTATGTAGCCAAAGCAAACCAAGGCGGCATTGAAAGGGTTCTCGTTTAA
- the aspS gene encoding aspartate--tRNA ligase, which produces MSMRSHTCGQVTDSLIGQEVTLSGWVNRRRDHGGVIFIDLRDREGFVQVVCDPDRPEMFALVEQVRNEYCIQIKGLVRARPAGTENTDLVSGKVEILCHNLVILNASVTPPFQIDDENLSETTRLTHRVLDLRRPQMQKNLRLRYNVAMECRRYLDDAGFIDIETPMLTKSTPEGARDYLVPSRVHDGQFFALPQSPQLFKQLLMVAGFDRYYQITKCFRDEDLRADRQPEFTQIDCETAFLSELEIRDLFENMLRHIFKKTMNVELPNPFPTMPYSEGMARFGSDKPDLRVNFEFTELTDLMKDVDFKVFSGAANQDGGRVVGLCVPGGAEISRSEIDDHTQFVSIYGAKGLAWIKVNSVAEGRDGLQSPIVKNLHDAAIEGILKRTGAKDGDIIFFGADKEKVVNDAIGNLRLRIGQSALGKEHGLFTEGWKPLWVVDFPMFDYDEGEARWVACHHPFTSPKDEHMQYLESDPGKCLAKAYDMVLNGSEIGGGSVRIHQEAVQSQVFRALKINAEEAQAKFGFLLDALQYGAPPHGGIAFGLDRIVTMMTGAESIRDVIAFPKTQRAQCLLTQAPSPVDERQLRELHIRLRQATPAA; this is translated from the coding sequence ATGTCGATGCGAAGTCATACCTGCGGACAGGTAACCGATTCACTGATTGGCCAAGAAGTCACTCTCTCTGGTTGGGTGAATCGTCGCCGTGACCACGGAGGCGTTATCTTTATTGACTTGCGTGACCGCGAAGGATTTGTACAAGTTGTTTGTGATCCTGATCGCCCAGAAATGTTTGCGCTTGTTGAGCAAGTGCGTAACGAGTACTGTATTCAGATTAAAGGTCTTGTTCGTGCGCGTCCAGCTGGTACTGAAAATACAGATTTGGTGAGCGGTAAGGTAGAGATCCTTTGTCATAACTTAGTCATCCTCAATGCCTCAGTAACTCCGCCATTTCAAATTGATGATGAGAATTTATCTGAGACCACAAGACTTACTCATCGCGTATTAGATTTGCGTCGTCCGCAAATGCAAAAGAATTTACGTTTGCGTTACAACGTAGCGATGGAGTGTCGCCGTTATTTGGACGATGCTGGTTTTATCGATATTGAAACGCCAATGCTTACAAAGAGCACTCCAGAAGGTGCGCGCGATTATTTAGTACCATCGCGAGTGCATGATGGTCAGTTCTTTGCTTTGCCACAATCTCCACAATTGTTTAAGCAATTGTTAATGGTTGCGGGCTTTGACCGCTACTACCAAATTACAAAGTGTTTCCGCGATGAGGATTTACGCGCAGATCGTCAACCTGAATTTACTCAAATTGACTGTGAAACCGCTTTCTTGAGTGAGTTGGAAATACGCGATTTATTTGAAAATATGCTTCGTCATATTTTCAAAAAGACTATGAATGTGGAATTGCCAAATCCATTCCCAACCATGCCTTATTCAGAAGGAATGGCACGTTTTGGATCAGATAAACCAGATTTACGCGTCAATTTTGAATTCACTGAATTAACAGATTTGATGAAAGATGTAGATTTCAAGGTCTTCTCAGGTGCAGCAAACCAAGATGGTGGCCGTGTAGTGGGCTTATGTGTTCCTGGCGGCGCTGAAATTAGCCGCAGCGAAATTGATGACCACACCCAATTTGTAAGCATTTATGGCGCTAAAGGCTTGGCATGGATAAAAGTAAATTCTGTTGCTGAGGGCCGTGATGGTTTGCAATCACCGATCGTAAAGAATTTGCATGATGCTGCAATTGAAGGAATCCTTAAGCGCACTGGCGCAAAAGATGGCGATATTATTTTCTTTGGTGCTGATAAAGAAAAAGTAGTTAATGATGCGATAGGCAATTTACGTTTGCGTATTGGTCAGTCTGCTTTGGGTAAGGAGCATGGCCTCTTTACCGAAGGTTGGAAGCCATTATGGGTAGTGGACTTCCCCATGTTTGATTACGATGAAGGTGAAGCGCGTTGGGTTGCTTGCCATCATCCATTCACTAGCCCTAAAGATGAACACATGCAGTACTTGGAATCTGATCCAGGTAAGTGTCTAGCCAAAGCGTATGACATGGTTCTGAACGGAAGTGAAATTGGTGGTGGTTCAGTCCGTATTCACCAAGAAGCAGTACAAAGCCAAGTGTTCCGCGCATTGAAGATTAATGCTGAAGAAGCTCAGGCAAAATTTGGTTTCTTGTTAGACGCATTGCAGTATGGAGCTCCTCCTCATGGCGGTATTGCATTTGGTTTGGATCGTATTGTGACGATGATGACAGGTGCCGAATCAATTCGTGATGTGATTGCTTTCCCTAAAACGCAACGTGCTCAGTGCTTGCTGACTCAAGCTCCTAGCCCTGTGGATGAGCGTCAGTTGCGTGAATTACATATTCGTTTGCGCCAAGCAACTCCTGCCGCTTAA
- the ubiB gene encoding ubiquinone biosynthesis regulatory protein kinase UbiB encodes MRRIARLFFIFFTAWRYGLLPLLRDLLKPGLRRGFLTVLCWMSPGGHLPRGERIRLTLEALGPIFVKFGQVLSTRRDLLPEDIANELVKLQDQVPPFSNEESRRLIEEDLGQPIESVFLSFDATPVASASVAQVHFGVLRGTDKRPEWEGRTVAIKVLRPGILPVIEGDLALMYDLAKVIEKSSEDGRRLKPRENVAEFDTYLHDELDLMREAANASQLRRQFADSDKLMIPEMYWDLCHTNVIVMERMYGISIGKTAALREAGVDFKKLASDGVKIFFTQVFEYGFFHADMHPGNIMISLEPETFGRFISLDFGIVGVLSESDKNYLALNFLAFFNRDYRRVAELHIESGWVPANTRVEELEGAVRSVCESYFDRPLKEISLGIVLMRLFQTSRRFKVEIQPQLTLLQKTLLSVEGLARQLDPDLDLWKTAKPILEKWVSKQLGWRGLLDGLKEEVPTWAKILPTLPRLIANSLLAQSRHQIKDQNGELEVLKALLLEERRTHRLLAGVLLFAGGFLAGILLISIGVY; translated from the coding sequence GTGCGTCGAATTGCTCGCCTCTTTTTCATTTTCTTTACCGCATGGCGTTATGGCTTATTGCCACTCTTGCGTGATCTTTTGAAGCCGGGACTTCGTCGTGGCTTCTTAACGGTACTTTGTTGGATGTCACCAGGTGGTCACTTACCAAGAGGTGAGCGTATTCGCTTAACGCTTGAAGCGCTCGGCCCTATTTTTGTAAAGTTCGGCCAAGTCCTTTCAACCCGTCGTGATTTATTGCCTGAAGATATCGCCAATGAACTAGTAAAACTGCAAGATCAAGTGCCACCATTTTCTAATGAAGAATCTCGTCGCTTGATCGAGGAAGATTTAGGTCAGCCAATTGAATCTGTATTTCTTAGTTTTGATGCTACCCCCGTTGCTAGTGCCTCAGTTGCACAAGTGCATTTTGGAGTATTGCGTGGAACTGATAAGCGCCCCGAGTGGGAGGGTCGTACTGTAGCAATTAAAGTCCTACGCCCTGGTATTTTGCCGGTGATTGAGGGCGATTTGGCGTTGATGTATGACTTAGCAAAAGTGATTGAAAAAAGTTCTGAGGATGGTCGTCGATTAAAGCCTCGTGAGAATGTTGCAGAGTTTGATACGTATCTGCATGATGAGCTTGATCTCATGCGAGAGGCCGCTAATGCTAGTCAGTTACGCAGACAATTTGCTGATTCTGACAAATTGATGATTCCAGAAATGTATTGGGATCTTTGTCACACAAATGTGATTGTCATGGAGAGGATGTATGGCATCTCGATTGGCAAAACTGCTGCGTTGCGTGAGGCTGGCGTTGACTTTAAAAAATTGGCCTCAGACGGCGTAAAAATTTTCTTTACACAAGTGTTTGAATACGGATTTTTCCATGCAGATATGCATCCCGGAAATATCATGATTAGTTTGGAGCCAGAAACATTTGGTCGATTTATTTCACTTGATTTTGGAATTGTTGGCGTACTAAGCGAATCAGATAAAAATTACTTAGCTTTGAATTTTCTGGCATTCTTCAATCGGGATTATCGACGTGTTGCTGAGTTGCATATTGAGTCGGGCTGGGTTCCTGCAAATACTCGTGTTGAAGAATTGGAAGGGGCCGTACGCTCAGTTTGCGAGTCTTATTTTGATCGACCGCTTAAAGAGATTTCTTTAGGCATTGTTTTGATGCGCCTATTTCAGACTTCCCGCCGCTTTAAGGTGGAAATTCAGCCTCAACTCACCTTATTGCAAAAGACTCTCTTAAGCGTAGAAGGCTTGGCACGTCAGCTTGATCCTGATCTGGATCTTTGGAAAACCGCTAAGCCGATATTAGAGAAATGGGTTAGCAAGCAGTTGGGTTGGCGCGGACTTTTAGATGGCTTAAAGGAAGAGGTGCCTACTTGGGCCAAAATCCTGCCTACGTTGCCACGCCTCATTGCCAATAGTTTGTTGGCTCAAAGCCGGCATCAAATTAAAGACCAAAACGGTGAATTAGAGGTTCTAAAGGCTCTTTTGCTCGAGGAAAGACGTACACATCGTCTATTGGCAGGGGTTTTACTCTTTGCTGGCGGGTTTTTGGCTGGAATTTTGCTCATCAGCATAGGTGTTTATTAG
- a CDS encoding DUF502 domain-containing protein, with protein MKKYFIAGILVWTPLSITIWVIAWGLGLLDGVFGSVMHAIILVLPHDAAQDLQHFRELPGVGILIVIAVIMATGLLAISFAGQWWIRMWNKQINRIPIVRSIYSSVQQVSSTLFSGSGQVFSKALLIRYPHADSWVIAFQTGTPAKEVTFKLGEDYVNVFLPTTPNPTSGFFMIVPRAQTIELEMSVEEALKHIVSMGSVPPNSSSGLAASQLPHHF; from the coding sequence ATGAAAAAATACTTTATCGCTGGCATCCTCGTATGGACACCATTGTCGATCACCATTTGGGTGATTGCATGGGGTCTGGGTTTGCTCGACGGCGTATTCGGCTCCGTAATGCATGCCATCATTTTGGTTCTGCCTCATGATGCCGCGCAAGATCTACAGCATTTCCGTGAGTTGCCTGGGGTTGGTATTTTGATCGTGATTGCCGTGATCATGGCCACTGGTTTATTGGCAATTAGTTTTGCTGGTCAGTGGTGGATACGGATGTGGAATAAGCAAATCAATCGCATTCCGATTGTGCGCTCTATTTACTCAAGTGTTCAGCAAGTTTCATCAACTTTATTTTCTGGGAGTGGTCAGGTTTTTAGTAAAGCGCTACTGATACGTTATCCCCATGCAGATTCATGGGTGATTGCATTTCAAACTGGTACACCAGCAAAAGAAGTAACGTTTAAATTGGGTGAAGATTACGTCAATGTATTTTTACCTACGACCCCAAATCCCACCTCTGGTTTTTTTATGATTGTGCCGCGTGCACAAACGATTGAATTAGAGATGAGTGTTGAGGAGGCTCTGAAACATATCGTTTCAATGGGCTCTGTTCCTCCCAATAGTTCTAGTGGTTTAGCTGCATCACAGTTACCACACCATTTTTGA
- a CDS encoding SCP2 domain-containing protein: MNTQFSTTHSIASGAACQGINHVLSTEPWASAELASHAGKTILLRLPLGNLCFEINPDGHLVGLKEIDSPALMLEVSAAALSALAGSSGSLREQAFKAVKITGDADLAQLLGRLAGQLRWEYEEDLARLVGDAPANFAVRQGKKFVSATRSAATDLLDNVVEYISEEKKLLLNKRDFMVRKSELSELRESVDRMEKRIQLLEQKAK; encoded by the coding sequence ATGAACACACAGTTTTCAACTACCCATTCGATTGCCTCTGGCGCTGCATGTCAGGGTATTAACCATGTTTTAAGTACCGAGCCATGGGCATCGGCTGAATTAGCTAGTCATGCAGGCAAAACCATTTTGTTGCGATTACCGTTGGGTAATCTTTGTTTTGAGATAAACCCAGACGGTCACTTGGTTGGTTTGAAAGAGATCGACTCTCCTGCGCTTATGTTAGAAGTATCTGCCGCCGCATTGAGTGCCTTAGCCGGTAGCTCGGGTTCTTTAAGGGAGCAGGCTTTTAAGGCCGTCAAAATTACCGGTGATGCAGATTTGGCACAACTATTAGGTCGATTAGCCGGACAATTACGCTGGGAATATGAGGAAGATTTAGCTCGTCTGGTGGGTGATGCGCCTGCAAACTTTGCTGTAAGGCAGGGTAAAAAGTTTGTGTCTGCCACGCGTTCAGCAGCCACTGATTTACTGGACAATGTAGTGGAGTACATTAGCGAAGAAAAGAAATTGTTATTAAATAAACGAGATTTCATGGTTCGTAAATCTGAATTAAGCGAATTGCGCGAATCAGTAGATCGCATGGAAAAACGAATCCAACTTTTAGAGCAAAAGGCTAAATAA
- the ubiE gene encoding bifunctional demethylmenaquinone methyltransferase/2-methoxy-6-polyprenyl-1,4-benzoquinol methylase UbiE — MSKTHFGYQSVDETEKAGKVAEVFHSVASKYDVMNDLMSFGLHRVWKKITIARANIRPGQRVLDIAGGTGDLAAAFAKTADWGHNPDAQVWLSDINASMLGVGRDRLLDRGIALPCVQFDAEKTPFPNNHFDVVTVAFGLRNMTHKDVALGEMRRVIKPGGRVLVLEFSKPDAFLQPVYDTYSFKVLPWLGEKIAQDSESYRYLAESIRMHPDAETLKKMMLEVSFDEVETHRMTGGIVALHIGIKY; from the coding sequence ATGAGTAAAACGCACTTTGGCTATCAAAGCGTTGATGAGACGGAAAAGGCAGGTAAGGTTGCTGAGGTATTTCATTCTGTAGCTAGTAAATATGATGTGATGAATGACTTGATGTCTTTCGGATTGCATCGCGTATGGAAAAAAATTACGATTGCACGCGCCAATATTCGTCCAGGGCAAAGGGTCTTGGATATTGCCGGTGGCACTGGTGATTTAGCAGCAGCTTTTGCAAAAACTGCTGATTGGGGCCACAATCCTGATGCACAGGTTTGGTTAAGTGATATCAATGCATCTATGTTGGGAGTTGGGCGTGATCGTTTGTTAGATCGCGGTATTGCCTTGCCTTGCGTACAGTTTGACGCTGAAAAAACCCCTTTTCCCAATAATCATTTTGATGTGGTGACTGTCGCTTTTGGTTTGCGCAATATGACCCATAAAGATGTTGCTTTGGGTGAGATGCGTCGTGTGATTAAGCCAGGTGGCCGTGTATTGGTATTAGAGTTTTCTAAGCCAGACGCTTTTTTGCAACCTGTTTATGACACCTATTCTTTCAAGGTTTTGCCCTGGCTTGGGGAGAAAATTGCCCAAGACTCCGAGAGTTATCGCTACTTAGCGGAATCCATTCGCATGCATCCTGATGCTGAAACCCTCAAAAAAATGATGTTAGAGGTGAGTTTTGACGAAGTAGAAACCCACAGAATGACAGGGGGTATCGTTGCCCTACATATTGGTATTAAATATTGA
- a CDS encoding Tim44 domain-containing protein produces MNKHFFKAVLLSFTLVFASVGYVEAARLGGGKSIGRAPSAPIQRQAAPVQKPAQQAQPTAPAPTPAPSRFGGMGGILGGLAAGLGIGYLLSHFGLGEAASSLITGLLIAMLVGFAITFVIRRLLPALSGTGQNSNIQSFKDLQRNTVEMPRQEPAFTPAASAFGGVSVEPEPFQSTLPPGFDQRTFLENAKQYFVTLQKAWDQGDLPALREFTTPEMFDTIQQDLAGRTDGSNQTDVVTINAQLLGIETADAHYFCSVQFSGMIREQPGAAATDFSEIWNLSKPVEGPGGWVLAGISQLI; encoded by the coding sequence ATGAACAAACATTTTTTTAAAGCAGTTCTCTTAAGTTTCACTTTAGTATTCGCATCTGTTGGCTATGTGGAAGCTGCACGTTTGGGTGGGGGTAAAAGCATCGGACGTGCCCCAAGTGCACCGATACAACGTCAAGCCGCCCCAGTACAAAAGCCTGCTCAGCAGGCGCAGCCTACTGCTCCGGCTCCAACACCTGCGCCTAGTCGTTTTGGAGGGATGGGCGGTATTTTGGGTGGCTTAGCAGCTGGCTTAGGTATTGGCTATCTCTTATCCCATTTTGGCTTGGGTGAAGCAGCTTCATCTTTGATTACGGGTTTGCTAATAGCAATGCTGGTAGGTTTTGCAATTACGTTTGTTATTCGTAGATTGTTGCCAGCATTGTCCGGCACCGGTCAGAATTCCAACATTCAATCATTCAAAGACCTGCAACGTAATACCGTTGAAATGCCAAGGCAAGAACCTGCGTTTACACCTGCTGCCAGTGCTTTTGGTGGGGTGAGTGTTGAGCCTGAGCCATTTCAATCTACTCTTCCTCCTGGCTTTGATCAAAGAACCTTTTTGGAGAATGCAAAGCAATATTTTGTGACTTTGCAAAAAGCCTGGGATCAAGGTGATCTTCCTGCTTTGCGTGAATTTACTACTCCTGAGATGTTTGACACGATTCAGCAAGATCTAGCAGGTAGAACTGATGGTAGCAATCAAACTGACGTTGTTACTATTAATGCTCAGCTCTTAGGAATTGAAACAGCTGATGCGCATTATTTCTGTAGCGTTCAGTTCAGTGGAATGATTCGTGAGCAACCGGGGGCTGCAGCCACCGATTTCTCTGAAATCTGGAATTTAAGCAAGCCCGTAGAAGGTCCGGGTGGCTGGGTACTAGCGGGCATCTCTCAGTTAATTTAA